Proteins co-encoded in one Myripristis murdjan chromosome 4, fMyrMur1.1, whole genome shotgun sequence genomic window:
- the plcxd1.1 gene encoding PI-PLC X domain-containing protein 1 isoform X1 has translation MSSVVVSEVNELTDLTDLPMDSWMAHLPCALWDIPLCNLAIPGSHNAITYCLDMNDRSPVDLTQPDMLQKLDKYMKPLIRPFVYKWAVTQESTIKQQLDCGVRYCDLRIAHRPNDSSTDLYFYHGVYTTVTVETVLMEIGEWLDAHPREVVILSFSHFLGLSPELHMLLLTTIRNVFTSKLCPKTDAVTLRNLWALGYQVIVSYEHHIVNYHSDLWPHIPYWWANKCKAEALIEEFEHRKQHGRPGGLFVTGINLTEDLKYICSHPTESLKDLVMSTYPTLLSWVREQTPGSRVSSLNIIAGDFITESQFVPTVVALNEKLLKWSS, from the exons ATGTCATCAGTCGTGGTGTCCGAGGTGAATGAGCTGACAGACCTGACAGACCTGCCCATGGACAGCTGGATGGCTCATCTGCCCTGTGCATTGTGGGACATCCCCCTATGCAATCTGGCCATCCCAG GAAGCCACAATGCAATAACGTACTGTCTGGATATGAATGACAGGTCCCCTGTTGACCTTACTCAGCCAGATATGCTTCAGAAGTTGGACAAATACATGAAGCCCCTGATCCGTCCATTTGTTTACAAGTGGGCAGTAACACAG GAGTCCACAATAAAGCAGCAGCTGGACTGTGGGGTCAGATACTGCGACCTGAGGATTGCACACAGACCCAACGACAGCTCCACTGATCTGTACTTCTACCACGGTGTTTACACCACCGTCACCGTGGAG ACTGTCCTGATGGAGATAGGAGAGTGGCTGGACGCTCATCCCAGAGAAGTGGTCATCCTCTCTTTCAGCCACTTCCTCGGCCTGAGCCCGGAGCTCCACATGCTGCTACTCACAACCATAAGGAACGTGTTCACCTCGAAGCTCTGTCCCAAAACG GATGCGGTGACCCTTCGAAACTTGTGGGCTTTGGGCTACCAGGTGATTGTGTCCTATGAACATCACATTGTTAACTATCACAGCGACCTGTGGCCACATATTCCTTACTGGTGGGCTAACAAATGCAAAGCAGAGGCTCTTATTGAGGAGTTTGAACACAGGAAACAACATGGCCGGCCAG GAGGTTTATTTGTTACAGGAATTAATCTGACCGAGGACCTAAAATATATCTGCTCCCACCCAACAGAGTCCCTGAAGGACTTGGTGATGTCCACATATCCGACCCTGTTGAGCTGGGTGAGGGAGCAGACCCCCGGCTCCAGAGTCAGCTCGCTCAATATAATTGCTGGGGACTTTATCACAGAGAGCCAGTTTGTACCAACTGTGGTTGCACTGAATGAGAAATTACTGAAATGGTCCTCGTGA
- the plcxd1.1 gene encoding PI-PLC X domain-containing protein 1 isoform X2 gives MSSVVVSEVNELTDLTDLPMDSWMAHLPCALWDIPLCNLAIPGSHNAITYCLDMNDRSPVDLTQPDMLQKLDKYMKPLIRPFVYKWAVTQESTIKQQLDCGVRYCDLRIAHRPNDSSTDLYFYHGVYTTVTVETVLMEIGEWLDAHPREVVILSFSHFLGLSPELHMLLLTTIRNVFTSKLCPKTDAVTLRNLWALGYQVIVSYEHHIVNYHSDLWPHIPYWWANKCKAEALIEEFEHRKQHGRPESLKDLVMSTYPTLLSWVREQTPGSRVSSLNIIAGDFITESQFVPTVVALNEKLLKWSS, from the exons ATGTCATCAGTCGTGGTGTCCGAGGTGAATGAGCTGACAGACCTGACAGACCTGCCCATGGACAGCTGGATGGCTCATCTGCCCTGTGCATTGTGGGACATCCCCCTATGCAATCTGGCCATCCCAG GAAGCCACAATGCAATAACGTACTGTCTGGATATGAATGACAGGTCCCCTGTTGACCTTACTCAGCCAGATATGCTTCAGAAGTTGGACAAATACATGAAGCCCCTGATCCGTCCATTTGTTTACAAGTGGGCAGTAACACAG GAGTCCACAATAAAGCAGCAGCTGGACTGTGGGGTCAGATACTGCGACCTGAGGATTGCACACAGACCCAACGACAGCTCCACTGATCTGTACTTCTACCACGGTGTTTACACCACCGTCACCGTGGAG ACTGTCCTGATGGAGATAGGAGAGTGGCTGGACGCTCATCCCAGAGAAGTGGTCATCCTCTCTTTCAGCCACTTCCTCGGCCTGAGCCCGGAGCTCCACATGCTGCTACTCACAACCATAAGGAACGTGTTCACCTCGAAGCTCTGTCCCAAAACG GATGCGGTGACCCTTCGAAACTTGTGGGCTTTGGGCTACCAGGTGATTGTGTCCTATGAACATCACATTGTTAACTATCACAGCGACCTGTGGCCACATATTCCTTACTGGTGGGCTAACAAATGCAAAGCAGAGGCTCTTATTGAGGAGTTTGAACACAGGAAACAACATGGCCGGCCAG AGTCCCTGAAGGACTTGGTGATGTCCACATATCCGACCCTGTTGAGCTGGGTGAGGGAGCAGACCCCCGGCTCCAGAGTCAGCTCGCTCAATATAATTGCTGGGGACTTTATCACAGAGAGCCAGTTTGTACCAACTGTGGTTGCACTGAATGAGAAATTACTGAAATGGTCCTCGTGA